DNA sequence from the Candidatus Baltobacteraceae bacterium genome:
TCCAACGACAAGGGCGAGCCGGTGCCGATGCTGGCTTCCGACGTACCGTCGATGGCGAACGGCGGCATTAGCAAAGACGGGCTCACGATCACCTATCACCTGCGCAAAAATGCGAAGTGGTCCGACGGCGTTGCCGTATCGAGCGCCGACGTCAAGTGGTCGTGGCAAGCGGTGATGAATTCGAGCAACAACGTCATCTCGCGCAACGGATACGACGACATCAGCTCGATCGACGTTCCCGATCCCTACACGGTCGTGGTGCATCTCAAGCGCAAATTCTCTCCGTTCGTCAACACGTTCTTCGCCGATAGCGACTCGCCGCTCTCGGTCGCACCGGCTCACGTGCTCTCGAAATATCCCGACATCAACCAGATTCCGTTCAACAGCACGCCCAACGTGACCGACGGGCCGTTCAAATTCGTGCGATGGGTGCACGGCGATCACATCTCGCTTGCGGCGAATCCGAACTTCTTCATGGGAGTCCCCGGGCTCAAGGAGATCAACGTTCGCATCATTCCCGATGAAAACACCATCGTTAACCTCGTGAAAACGCACGAGATCGATTGGATGTTCGAAGCGTCGATCAACAACTATCCGGCCGTGAAAGACATTCCGGGCACGGTCATCAAATTCGTCGACGTCAACGGTTACGAAGACGTGCAGCTCAACGTGCAGCGGCCCTACCTTCAAGACGTGCGGGTGCGGCAAGCCATCGCGTATGCGATGGACAAGCAGCAGCTCATCGACAATCTCACCTACGGCCAAGAGCACATCGCAACCGAAGACCAGCCGCCGTTCATGTGGGCCTACGATCCGAACATCAAGCCGTATCCGCACGACGTGCAAAAGGCGCGCCAGCTCCTCCAAGCGGCGGGCTGGACTCCCGGCAGCGACGGGATCATGACGAAAAACGGCCAGCGTCTCACGCTTGTGCTAGTGAGCAATTCAAGCAACGTGACGCGCCGCAAGGCCGCGCTCGAAATCCAGAACATGATGAAACAAGCCGGTATCGAGATCGAGGTCAAGCCCTATCAAGCCGACGTGCTCTTCGCGCCGGTCGGCGAGGGCGGCATCCTGCAGGGCGGAAAATTCGATCTCAGTCTCGCGGGCTGGTACTCCGGCGTCGATCCCGACGATTCGTCGCAGCTCGTCTGCGCGCAGGTCGCGCCGAAGGGCTACAACTACTCACGCTACTGTACGCCCGCCATGGAAGCGGCGCAAAAGATGGCGCTCGAGAATTACGATCGTCCGACGCGCACCAAGGCCTACTTCAAGATTCAGGAATTGCTCGCGAAAGACGTTCCCGAAATCTACGACTATTACGAGCGGCAGATGCACCCGATCAACTCGGATTTCAAGGGTTTCGATCCCAATCCGGTCGTCGAATCCTGGAATGCGTGGCAATGGAGTATCTAGGGTCGCCCGAACCGCTCGGCCGGATTCCCGAACTGAACTGGCTTCGCAAGATCGTCGTCGAACGCACGCTGACCCAAGGGGATTACGTCCTCTCGGGCGGCGCCCGTAGCGACTACTACATCGACAAATTCCGGCTCTTCTCCGACCCGCACGTGCTGCGGCGCATCGCGCGCATGTTCGTTCCGGTGATCGCCGAGACGAACCCCGAGATCATCGGCGGCACCGAACTCGGCGGCGTGATCATCGCGACGGCGGTCTCGCAAATGACCGGATTGCCGATGCTGGCCGTGCGTAAGATGCCCAAAGGCTACGGCGCGTTTCCCGGCGAGTACGTCGAGGGTGCGTACGAACCCGGCCAGCGCGTACTCTTACTCGAAGACGTGGTCAGCAATGGCCGCGAACTGCTCGCCGCCAAGGCTCGGCTCGAGGAACTGCAGCTGCGCGTCACGGCCTGCGCCGTGGTGAGCCGCGGCCTCGCGCCCGTCCGCTCGCTCATTCAATTCTCTCTCCCGCGCGGCAGCCGCTCGCACGACAACTAATCGCTCTTCGTATCCCCGGCGCTCTCGGTAAGCTTGCCGTAAAGATCGATGGC
Encoded proteins:
- a CDS encoding peptide ABC transporter substrate-binding protein yields the protein MKRLVALVALGAVMAGCTQTQTNGTGGGPNAGTVPGVLRVAIQSDVKNLNPLLASNTTDGMIARLMFVPLITSNDKGEPVPMLASDVPSMANGGISKDGLTITYHLRKNAKWSDGVAVSSADVKWSWQAVMNSSNNVISRNGYDDISSIDVPDPYTVVVHLKRKFSPFVNTFFADSDSPLSVAPAHVLSKYPDINQIPFNSTPNVTDGPFKFVRWVHGDHISLAANPNFFMGVPGLKEINVRIIPDENTIVNLVKTHEIDWMFEASINNYPAVKDIPGTVIKFVDVNGYEDVQLNVQRPYLQDVRVRQAIAYAMDKQQLIDNLTYGQEHIATEDQPPFMWAYDPNIKPYPHDVQKARQLLQAAGWTPGSDGIMTKNGQRLTLVLVSNSSNVTRRKAALEIQNMMKQAGIEIEVKPYQADVLFAPVGEGGILQGGKFDLSLAGWYSGVDPDDSSQLVCAQVAPKGYNYSRYCTPAMEAAQKMALENYDRPTRTKAYFKIQELLAKDVPEIYDYYERQMHPINSDFKGFDPNPVVESWNAWQWSI